A single genomic interval of Oryza sativa Japonica Group chromosome 7, ASM3414082v1 harbors:
- the LOC4342372 gene encoding U4/U6 small nuclear ribonucleoprotein Prp31 homolog produces the protein MASLADSFLADLDELSDNEAYPEEENAEAVGMDEDGGEDMLDLESLNYDDLDSVSKLQKTQCYNDIMQKVEDALQKGTDFSNQGSILEEDPEYQLIVDFNALSVDIENEIIIIHNFIRDKYRLKFPELESLVHHPIDYARVVQKIGNEIDLTLVDLEGLLPSAIIMVVSVTASTTNGKPLSEENLAKTIEACERALTLDAAKKKVLDFVESRMGRIAPNLSAIVGSAVASKLMGTAGGLGALAKMPACNVQLLGAKKKNLAGFSSATSQFRVGYLEQTEVFQSTPPALRTSACRLIAAKSTLAARINSIRGDPTGKAGRNLLEEIRKKIEKWQEPPPAKLPKPLPVPDSEPKKKRGGRRLRKMKERYAQTDMMKLANRMQFGVPEESSLGDGLGEGYGMLGQAGSGKLRVSAAQSKLAAKVAKKFKEKSYGSSGATSGLTSSLAFTPVQGIELSNPQSHGNLLGSGTQSTYFSETGTFSKIKRN, from the exons ATG GCAAGCCTTGCTGATTCTTTCTTAGCAGATCTTGATGAACTGTCAGACAATGAAGCCTATCCT GAAGAAGAAAATGCTGAGGCAGTGGGTATGGATGAGGATGGCGGTGAAGATATGCTTGACCTTGAGTCTCTTAATTATGATGATCTTGACAGTGTCTCAAAGCTGCAGAAGACACAGTGTTATAATGACATAATGCAG AAAGTTGAGGATGCACTTCAGAAAGGCACAGACTTCTCCAATCAAGGGTCCATCTTGGAGGAGGATCCAGAATACCAGCTTATTGTTGATTTCAATGCTTTGTCAGTAGATATTGAGAATGAAATCATTATAATACATAATTTCATACGCGACAAGTATAGACTGAAGTTTCCTGAACTGGAATCCCTTGTTCATCATCCTATTGACTATGCCCGTGTTGTTCAGAAGATTGGAAATGAGATTGATTTGACACTCGTAGACCTGGAAGGGCTTTTACCTTCTGCAATTATAATGGTTGTGTCAGTGACAGCATCAACAACTAACGGGAAGCCTCTTTCTGAGGAGAATCTGGCAAAAACCATTGAAGCATGTGAGAGAGCCCTTACTCTTGATGCTGCAAAGAAGAAGGTGCTTGATTTTGTCGAGAGCAGAATGGGTCGCATTGCACCAAACCTTTCTGCTATTGTTGGCAGCGCTGTTGCCTCAAAACTAATGGGAACTGCTGGTGGTTTGGGAGCACTTGCAAAAATGCCTGCTTGCAATGTTCAGTTACTTGGGGCAAAGAAGAAGAATCTTGCTGGATTTTCTAGTGCCACATCTCAGTTTCGTGTTGGCTATCTTGAACAAACTGAAGTATTTCAGAGCACACCTCCAGCTCTGAGAACTAGTGCTTGCAGACTTATAGCTGCAAAATCAACTCTAGCTGCAAGAATCAATTCAATCAGAGGTGATCCAACTGGAAAAGCTGGCCGGAACTTGTTAGAAGAAATTCGTAAGAAGATTGAGAAGTGGCAAGAACCGCCTCCTGCAAAGCTTCCAAAACCACTTCCTGTTCCAGACTCTGAGCctaaaaagaagagaggaggcCGTCGGCTTCGGAAAATGAAAGAAAG ATATGCGCAGACTGACATGATGAAGCTTGCGAACCGAATGCAGTTTGGGGTACCAGAAGAAAGCTCATTAG GTGATGGCTTGGGGGAAGGCTATGGCATGCTTGGACAGGCAGGAAGCGGGAAACTACGTGTATCAGCTGCGCAAAGCAAACTTGCTGCTAAAGTGGCCAAAAA ATTCAAGGAGAAGAGCTATGGTAGCAGTGGTGCAACATCTGGACTGACGTCTAGTTTGGCCTTTACACCAGTTCAG